Proteins found in one Miscanthus floridulus cultivar M001 chromosome 4, ASM1932011v1, whole genome shotgun sequence genomic segment:
- the LOC136549476 gene encoding uncharacterized protein, producing MGGPGTPKQRAAAAPAPGPCVVPDDALVEMFGLLPANSLHRFKCVSKAWCGLVTDPLHRQRYSQTLAGFLCADVDVAAAAASACESCCVAGHGGAESSRRTCSHATVPERKKTTTRRRRFVNVSGMAEPLPDASLSFLPPPPDDAEGFRDAILDARDGLILLARARRHEAPDLHPPACYLVCNPATARWAAVPGSGWVPSASQRTALTYLLFDASSSPHEFHLLQFRLDDMDSVRAVHTYSSSTGAWVDRVGAWRDGGWRDWGRGMALIQPGTGAAVARGALHLVVDTDGTSGPNNLVAVDAEGRTRRAIPLPRRDVVEKDWHSVFVARGSGSRGGQLRYVMCVRPPHGRLSEEAPLRMLVWVLQDYDAGEWVLRHAVGFPELFGGRFACQFRVEYSVVAVHPDGSWVFFVRHWDRKLVAYDMDRREVRAVADLGPGGGDLGDELPVPYVPLYKESAALTNQQ from the coding sequence ATGGGCGGCCCGGGCACCCCCAAgcagcgcgcggcggcggcgccggcgcccggCCCCTGCGTCGTCCCCGACGACGCGTTGGTCGAGATGTTCGGCCTCCTCCCGGCCAACTCCCTCCACCGCTTCAAGTGCGTCTCCAAGGCCTGGTGCGGCCTCGTCACGGACCCGCTCCACCGCCAGCGGTACTCGCAGACTCTCGCTGGGTTCCTCTGCGCCGACGtcgacgtcgccgccgccgccgccagcgcgtGCGAGAGCTGCTGCGTCGCCGGCCACGGCGGCGCCGAGAGCTCGCGGCGCACGTGCTCGCACGCCACGGTCCCGGAGCGGAAGAAGACCACCACTCGGCGGCGGCGGTTCGTCAACGTCTCCGGGATGGCGGAGCCGCTCCCCGACGCCTCCTTGTCCTTCCTGCCGCCTCCCCCCGACGACGCCGAGGGGTTCCGCGATGCGATCCTGGACGCCCGCGACGGTCTTATCCTACTCGCCCGCGCCCGGAGGCATGAGGCCCCCGACCTCCACCCGCCGGCGTGCTACCTCGTCTGCAACCCGGCCACGGCGCGGTGGGCGGCGGTGCCGGGCTCCGGCTGGGTCCCCAGCGCCTCGCAGCGGACGGCGCTCACGTACCTGCTCTTCGACGCCTCCTCCTCGCCGCACGAGTTCCACCTGCTCCAGTTCCGGCTCGACGACATGGACTCGGTGCGGGCGGTGCACACCTACTCGTCATCGACGGGGGCGTGGGTCGACAGGGTGGGGGCCTGGCGCGACGGCGGGTGGCGGGACTGGGGCCGGGGCATGGCGCTGATCCAGCCGGGGACAGGCGCCGCCGTGGCCCGCGGCGCGCTGCACCTGGTGGTCGACACCGACGGCACGTCGGGCCCCAACAACCTGGTGGCCGTGGACGCGGAGGGCCGCACGCGAAGAGCCATCCCGCTGCCGCGCCGGGACGTGGTGGAGAAGGACTGGCACTCGGTGTTCGTCGCACGCGGGTCCGGCTCGCGGGGGGGCCAGCTGCGCTACGTCATGTGCGTGCGCCCGCCGCACGGGCGGCTGTCGGAGGAGGCGCCGCTGAGGAtgcttgtgtgggtgctccaggACTACGACGCCGGGGAGTGGGTGCTCCGGCACGCCGTCGGGTTCCCGGAGCTGTTCGGGGGGAGGTTCGCGTGCCAGTTCCGCGTCGAGTACAGCGTCGTCGCTGTTCATCCGGATGGGAGCTGGGTGTTCTTTGTCCGGCACTGGGACCGCAAGCTGGTGGCCTACGACATGGATCGCAGGGAGGTGCGTGCTGTCGCTGATCTCGGTCCCGGTGGCGGCGATCTCGGCGATGAGCTTCCTGTTCCGTATGTTCCTCTGTACAAGGAGTCAGCCGCGCTGACGAACCAGCAATGA